Part of the Polyangiaceae bacterium genome, CGTGGTACGGGGGACACCCGGCGGTACCCCCACCGCCTCCGGCGCCGGCCGTACCGCCGCCGCCATCCACGCCCCCCGCGCCGCCCGTCACCGAGGCGTCCCCGGCTGCGCCGCCGGCACCCGCCGCGCCGCCCGTGCCGGCGCCGCCCGTGCCCGTCGTGCCGCCGCCATCGTCGTCGCCTCCGCACGAGGCCGCCGCCATCGAACCCAGAGCACACGCGAAGATCACCCCGGTCCAGCGCATTGCATGCATGGAAGACGCCTCCAGGTCCTAAGAGTACCCACGCTGCGAATCATCAGGCAGAGCTGCGGCGTTTCTCAGAGAGCCCTTCGGTCGATAGGCTCGCCCTGTCGTGCCGCCCGAACCCCATCCCGCGCCCGAAGCCCGCGTCGGTGAAGTCATCGACGGGCACTACCGGCTCGTCGAGCACCTGGCCACGGGCGGCATGGCGTCGGTGTATCGCGCGGAGCACATCCACAACGGGACGCCCTTCGCCATCAAGGTGCTCTTGAAGGAGCACAGCGACAACGCGGAGATCGCGGCGCGCTTCCAGCGCGAGGTCCAAGCCTACCGTCGCGTGCAACATCGTCATGTCGTCGCCGCGCTCGACTTCGGCCGCCTCGGCGACGGCTGCATGTTCATGGTGCTCGAGTACATGCGCGGACGCGACCTGTGTGAGGTCCTGTTCCGCGAGAAGCCGTTCAGCCAGGCGCGCTCGGTGAGGATCGCGTTCGAGGTGGCTCAAGCACTGGTGGCCGCCCACGCAGCCGGCGTGGTGCACCGAGATCTCAAGCCGGAGAACATCATGTTGGCGGAGGTGAACGGCGACGCCGACTTCGTCAAGGTGGTCGACTTCGGCATCGCCAAGATGGCGGCGCGCGGCCAGCCCTTGACGGCGCTCGGCAGCGTGTTCGGGACACCCGAATACATGGCGCCCGAACAGGCTCGTGGCGGCGCGATCGATCACCGGAGCGACCTCTACACCTTGGGCATCGTGCTCTACGAGATGCTCAGCGGCGCCGCGCCCTTCGAAGGCGAGGCCATCGGGCAGGTGATCTTGGCTCAGCTCACCAAGCCGCCGCCGCCGCTGCCGCCATCGGTGGATGGCGAGCTCGCCGCGCTCGTGATGCAGCTCCTGGCCAAGGACCCCGCCCAGCGGGTGCAGTCCGCGACGGAGCTCGCCGCCCGCCTCGGAGCCATCCTCGCGCGCCTCGACCCGCAGAGCCCCGCGCTGTCTGCCGCCGGCGGCATCGAGCGCGTCATGGCGGCCGCCGCGAGCGCGCGAACGCAGGCCTCTCCCGCGGCACCCGCGCAGGCGGCTCCCCCCACGCTGACGCAGCCCGCCGCGTCCCTGTCCGCTCCCGTGGTCAGCGTCGGCACGCCCGCGGCAACACCGTTGGCGCCGGCACCGGTGGCTCGGGCTCCCGCGCCTTTGCCCGGCGGCGGCTCGAGTCAAACGCTGATGTCCGAGGCGTACACCGGACCGCCGCGCGCAGCGGAGAGGCCGCCCGATGTCGAGGTCGTCGCCCTACCGCCACCGCAGAAGCTACCGACGGGCTGTCTGATCGCGGCACTGCTCGTGGGCGTGCTGTTTCTGCTCGGCACCGCCGCCGCCGTGGTGATGCTCGTGTTTCTCTGAGAGGCAACCAAGCGCTACTTCACCGGCGGCGGCGTGATCGGCTGGAGGTCGAGACCACCCGGGTACTGGTAGCTGGTGAACTTGCCGTAACCGACGACCTGCACGCCCACCGGGCTCGTGGCCTCGAGCACGTGGGCGCCGCCTTGACCAGCCCCGAGCTTCACGCGCCGCACCTCGTAGCCACTGGAGAGCGGCTTCGCCGCTTCGCCCACCACGTTGCCGTCCAGGGTGACGGTCGTGCCGCTCTTCTGCACGATGTCCACGTAGCCGACGTCGTAGTCGTCGGGCGCCAGGAACACGTATTTCTTCCGGTACTGCTCCACGGACACCGGCGCGCTCTGCGAGGGATCGCCGCGGCGCTCGTGAGGTGCCTTGTCCGCGTCCACGATGCTGCCGCCGAGCTGGAAGGTGACGATCGCAAAGGCCTGGCTGCCCTCGATCTCGAAGTCGTCGTTCACCACGTCCAGGTCCACGACCTGTCCGGCGTCGAGCGAGGCGGGAGCGTTCGGCGGCGCGCCGCCCGGATAGCCGAGGGTGGTGCCGTCGGCGTTCCCGACCAGGCGCACGAGCTGCCCCACGGACTTGCCGTTCGGGCCCGTGGGCGCGGTGACGAAGTAGCGCTTCCCGAGCGTTTCGGCGGGAAACACACTCTCCTCGATGTGATCGCAGGCCGCCTTCGCCAGGTCGAACGGCTGGTTCACGCACGGCATGCCGCTGATGACCTGCACGGGTTTGTCCGCGCTCACCAGCGTACCCGCGAGATCCGAGCTGGGGCTGGCGACGATCTGAACGACCTCGCCGCGATCGAGGGTCAGGTCGTAGCTCACGGACTTGTCGGCGGCGGGGATGCCGAAGCCCGCGACGGTGGTGGCCTTGTCGGTGAGCTTCACCGTCACCTTCGTCCCGTCCGCGGTGGCGGTGATTGCGAAGTAGGGCGGCATGTTCACCATCGGCCAGCCCTTCTGTCCGACCAGGCGATAGGTCCCGGTCAGCGCCGTGGTCGGGAGCAAGAGCGACGCGTCGTTCGAGAACGAGTAGCAGCCCACCGCCGCGCCGACGCCCGCACACTGCTTCGTGCCCGGGCAGGAGGTCCAGTCCTTGCCGACGGGCCCACCCTCGCCGCGGTACTCGAGCGCGTTGAACTGGTACACCGTGACCGGCACGCTGCTGGTCAGCCGATAGGCGCCGTTCGGCACGCGCACGCTCTTGTCGAGGGACACCGAGTTGCCGCACTCGTCGGCATCGCCGCCCTTGAGCTCCGGGATCCAGGGCAGATGGAGCTTCTCCAGGCTGCCGGGCTGCACCGTCGCCGTCGCTACCAGCGTGCTCCCGCGCTCGACCTTCACGACCGCCGGCTCGTTGCCAGCGTTGGCGACTACCGCCGCGAAGTCGAAGCTGGACCAGACGTTGTTGGCGACCACCGTCGGCCAGAACTCGCAGCCCAGGTAGGAGCGGGCCGCAGCTGCTGCCTCGCAGCTGTTGCTGCTCTTGGGGCCTGCCTCGACATTGATTCCCCCGTCACCCACGGATGGCGCGCCGGCAGCGCCGGTAGCGCCCGCAGCGCCCGGGGTCGGTCCCGCCTCGATCCCCGTGCTGGTCGCGCACGCCGCCGCCATCACGGCGGCCAGCAACAGTGATTTTCGCATCCGACGCCTCCCGCCCGGCCTAGTGCGAGAGGGGCTGGGATCCGGGCGGGAAAACCTTCGACGGCGCTTGAACCGGCCGGCCGACCCATGTACTCTTCCTGGCGTGAACCGGGGAATCTGGCTCCTTCTGGTGGCCGCGGCGGGGACCGCCGCAGCGTGTGGCTCGGACAGCGGCGACTCGGAGAAGTCGACCGGGGGCGCCGCGGGCGCGAGCTCCGGCGGCAGCTCGAGCGGCGGCTCGGGCAATGCCTCGGGCTCCGGCGGCAGCGGCGCCAGCACGAGCGGCGGCGGCTCCGCGGGCCAGAGCCCCGACGGCGGCGGCTCCGGTGGAACGTCGAGCGGCGGAACGAGCGCGGACGCGGCCAGCGACGTGATCGCGAGCGACGCCGGGCCGGCCGCGCAGTGTTTCATCAGCCAGTTCGTGAACCCTCCGAGCGTGTCGCTCGACTACGACCAGTTCGGTCCCAC contains:
- a CDS encoding IgGFc-binding protein, producing MLAAVMAAACATSTGIEAGPTPGAAGATGAAGAPSVGDGGINVEAGPKSSNSCEAAAAARSYLGCEFWPTVVANNVWSSFDFAAVVANAGNEPAVVKVERGSTLVATATVQPGSLEKLHLPWIPELKGGDADECGNSVSLDKSVRVPNGAYRLTSSVPVTVYQFNALEYRGEGGPVGKDWTSCPGTKQCAGVGAAVGCYSFSNDASLLLPTTALTGTYRLVGQKGWPMVNMPPYFAITATADGTKVTVKLTDKATTVAGFGIPAADKSVSYDLTLDRGEVVQIVASPSSDLAGTLVSADKPVQVISGMPCVNQPFDLAKAACDHIEESVFPAETLGKRYFVTAPTGPNGKSVGQLVRLVGNADGTTLGYPGGAPPNAPASLDAGQVVDLDVVNDDFEIEGSQAFAIVTFQLGGSIVDADKAPHERRGDPSQSAPVSVEQYRKKYVFLAPDDYDVGYVDIVQKSGTTVTLDGNVVGEAAKPLSSGYEVRRVKLGAGQGGAHVLEATSPVGVQVVGYGKFTSYQYPGGLDLQPITPPPVK
- a CDS encoding serine/threonine protein kinase — its product is MPPEPHPAPEARVGEVIDGHYRLVEHLATGGMASVYRAEHIHNGTPFAIKVLLKEHSDNAEIAARFQREVQAYRRVQHRHVVAALDFGRLGDGCMFMVLEYMRGRDLCEVLFREKPFSQARSVRIAFEVAQALVAAHAAGVVHRDLKPENIMLAEVNGDADFVKVVDFGIAKMAARGQPLTALGSVFGTPEYMAPEQARGGAIDHRSDLYTLGIVLYEMLSGAAPFEGEAIGQVILAQLTKPPPPLPPSVDGELAALVMQLLAKDPAQRVQSATELAARLGAILARLDPQSPALSAAGGIERVMAAAASARTQASPAAPAQAAPPTLTQPAASLSAPVVSVGTPAATPLAPAPVARAPAPLPGGGSSQTLMSEAYTGPPRAAERPPDVEVVALPPPQKLPTGCLIAALLVGVLFLLGTAAAVVMLVFL